One Aneurinibacillus migulanus genomic region harbors:
- a CDS encoding S-layer homology domain-containing protein, with the protein MCKNSPSIWFYNRTGGLFFCEVDSFNGAKADVSLAVKTGLISGYPDGSFQPNREFKAELQWMFLYLSDRQAIRICL; encoded by the coding sequence TTGTGTAAAAATAGCCCATCTATCTGGTTTTATAACCGGACAGGTGGGTTATTTTTTTGTGAAGTAGATAGTTTTAATGGAGCCAAAGCTGATGTATCCCTAGCTGTTAAGACTGGATTGATTAGCGGCTACCCGGATGGCAGTTTCCAACCAAATCGAGAATTTAAAGCAGAGCTTCAATGGATGTTTCTATATCTATCGGATCGACAGGCGATTCGAATCTGTTTATGA
- a CDS encoding glutathione peroxidase, whose translation MSIYDFTVKNIRGEEVKLEQYKNKVVMIVNTASKCRFTTQYSDLQSLYERYHPNGFEVLAFPCNQFAEQEPESNEQIQTFCQLNYAIKFPMFEKINVRGLRAHPLFTYLTEQAPFKGFDSTHISAKILHTFLQEKFPELLIGDSIKWNFTKFLIDRSGKVINRFESPVDPIDIETSIEALL comes from the coding sequence ATGTCGATTTATGATTTTACAGTAAAAAATATTCGCGGTGAAGAAGTAAAGCTTGAACAATATAAAAACAAAGTTGTCATGATTGTTAATACAGCAAGCAAATGCCGCTTTACAACCCAATACAGTGACTTGCAAAGCCTATATGAGCGTTATCATCCTAACGGATTCGAAGTCTTGGCATTTCCATGCAATCAATTCGCAGAACAAGAACCAGAGAGTAACGAGCAAATTCAGACGTTTTGTCAGCTTAATTATGCTATAAAATTTCCTATGTTCGAGAAAATAAATGTACGTGGCCTTCGGGCTCATCCTTTATTTACATACTTAACAGAACAAGCTCCATTTAAAGGTTTTGACTCTACCCATATAAGCGCAAAAATACTTCACACGTTTTTGCAAGAGAAATTCCCTGAATTACTCATTGGCGACTCCATTAAGTGGAACTTTACCAAGTTCTTAATCGACAGAAGCGGAAAAGTCATAAACAGATTCGAATCGCCTGTCGATCCGATAGATATAGAAACATCCATTGAAGCTCTGCTTTAA
- a CDS encoding methyltransferase domain-containing protein, translating to MAIIQIKSSNPDFSFIIKKNPASGMQLRSIRKGIAYGWYHGTDTYNIYFKDADTDISYKQHRDETFEYLNVSRYNTPLLPLNAIAEFLSATFKNKNEKDKDGYENSFFVNMIHIKYPRYIDFFNKHFTDFHIEIEQHTHKSYKMTIKSNRSIYKLVNFANVLFLFLAMLGKEYLGVSDSLVEKYLKSMNIIDAPYYIRYLFARNVLINKEIFYKFKKELEQTDKYAINFVFGNTAIQRKQFIEKGISFDKSILDIGCGEGFYALPFSGKIEDNFYYAIDINEELIREVDIKAKKRNIENLITFPSLHTYLESYSGEVVDVLLTEVIEHMDVPEAELLVKSVYENVKFDKFIITTPNYDFNQYYALNEFRHSDHKWEMNKNEFEKWIHDMFKETNYTLQFLNIGDSVDGVYTTQGVLITT from the coding sequence ATGGCTATTATACAGATAAAATCTAGTAACCCGGATTTTTCATTCATTATTAAAAAAAATCCTGCATCTGGAATGCAGTTACGTTCGATTAGAAAAGGGATAGCATACGGATGGTATCACGGTACAGATACATATAATATTTATTTCAAAGATGCAGACACCGATATCTCCTATAAGCAGCATAGGGATGAGACTTTTGAGTATTTAAATGTCTCCAGGTATAACACACCTCTGCTTCCATTAAATGCAATTGCGGAGTTTTTGTCTGCCACGTTTAAAAATAAAAACGAAAAGGACAAAGATGGATATGAGAATTCATTTTTCGTTAATATGATACATATTAAATATCCTCGCTATATTGATTTTTTTAATAAGCACTTTACGGACTTTCACATTGAAATAGAGCAACATACACACAAAAGCTATAAGATGACAATTAAATCAAATAGAAGTATATATAAATTGGTGAATTTTGCGAATGTCTTATTTTTATTTTTAGCTATGCTTGGTAAGGAGTATCTGGGAGTAAGTGATAGTTTAGTTGAAAAGTACCTTAAAAGCATGAATATAATTGATGCTCCATATTACATCAGGTATTTATTTGCAAGAAACGTTTTAATAAATAAGGAAATTTTTTATAAATTTAAGAAAGAACTTGAACAAACAGATAAATATGCAATTAACTTTGTTTTTGGCAATACAGCGATACAACGTAAACAATTTATTGAAAAGGGTATATCCTTTGATAAATCAATTCTTGATATTGGTTGTGGAGAAGGTTTTTATGCTTTGCCATTCTCAGGGAAAATAGAAGACAATTTTTATTATGCAATTGATATAAACGAAGAACTTATTAGAGAAGTGGATATAAAAGCAAAAAAACGAAATATTGAAAACCTAATTACATTTCCATCTCTTCATACATACTTGGAATCGTACAGTGGAGAAGTAGTGGATGTACTTTTAACAGAAGTAATTGAACACATGGATGTACCAGAGGCAGAGCTGCTAGTAAAATCTGTTTATGAAAATGTCAAGTTTGATAAATTTATCATTACTACTCCAAACTACGATTTTAATCAATATTATGCACTGAATGAATTCAGACATAGTGATCATAAATGGGAAATGAATAAAAATGAATTTGAGAAGTGGATTCATGACATGTTCAAAGAAACCAATTACACACTCCAATTCTTAAATATAGGAGATAGTGTAGATGGGGTTTATACAACACAAGGTGTTTTAATTACAACATAA
- a CDS encoding metallophosphoesterase, translating to MEIRTKVHTIFMMVGATESGKTTFAKNVLIPQLKFEDVNKNFKTNVQYISSDEIRQEILGHDYHKHSQIMLESSKQAFHMLFEKVKAVTSFPIQAEFVIVDTIGLAEEFREEVQKIAKENGYNLEVVLFDYKDTKEYYSSDCSRKIIAQHVSRLKKDVMSKIHREKYNRIHRIKAKDFYSPQSGKVNIQYKVIIEDIEEYMSHILPAEGRYIIVGDVHERVEELKELLSKYGFAFQENKILYTKKTANYKIVLVGDFIDKGKNTEEIIEFISNNLEWFYIVKGNHENFVYKYIKGELSTSKIDNELIDKYFDSIKVLQHNDKRKEQFLHLVDISKEFYRFIGFSTPSFYVTHAPCKNKYIGKLSNLALKKQRKFSVEKDKSLDEQLAFIKNEAVNNHPYHVFGHIATNDSIRVKNKIGIDTGCVYGNALTSVVLDSGKPHFKKQKSKDTMTTEELPSLFKEEKNVSLDHLDDSDKKRLRYVLRNKVNFISGTMPPADKDEENHDLESLKSGLMYFKNKGIDKVVLQPKYMGSRCTIYLNQDVEKCFSVSRNGYKAIHDELPHVYERLLDQFGTYMQENGIETLILDGELLPWSALGKGLIERQFNVIDKAIESELYFLKEYEFEEQLQNLITTYQSSGFDEDQNKMPKKELSKKYGDANYQNFKYVQEVMRSYMPLEEHIHAYNQYKEQLMLYGQEGAVEYKPFDILKIVKKNGEEEIPLLGASEMFKFLSIDECIVVDFAKNNWFEVAEEFYKNTTTVKRMEGIVIKPDTIKNGITPYMKVRNPDYLTIIYGYDYRFPRKYSKLIKQKNIGKKLKTAISEYKLGKEMLTHNLDSINENNKEYQQLVANMLFETSKEKEIDPRL from the coding sequence GTGGAAATTAGGACAAAAGTTCATACGATATTTATGATGGTTGGAGCGACAGAATCAGGGAAAACAACGTTTGCAAAGAACGTTTTGATTCCACAATTAAAATTTGAAGATGTAAATAAAAACTTTAAAACAAATGTGCAATATATCTCATCAGATGAAATTAGACAAGAAATATTAGGTCACGATTATCACAAGCATAGTCAAATCATGCTCGAAAGCAGTAAACAAGCCTTTCATATGTTGTTTGAAAAGGTAAAAGCAGTCACATCATTTCCGATTCAAGCAGAATTTGTGATTGTTGACACGATCGGATTAGCGGAAGAATTTCGAGAAGAAGTTCAAAAAATCGCAAAGGAAAATGGATACAATCTAGAAGTAGTTTTATTTGATTACAAAGATACTAAAGAGTATTATTCGTCAGATTGCTCTCGAAAAATCATCGCTCAGCATGTCAGTCGATTAAAAAAAGATGTAATGAGTAAGATTCATCGCGAGAAATACAATCGAATCCATAGAATTAAAGCTAAGGATTTTTATAGCCCTCAATCAGGTAAAGTTAATATACAGTATAAAGTTATTATTGAAGATATAGAAGAATATATGTCCCATATTCTTCCGGCAGAAGGGAGATATATTATTGTCGGGGATGTGCATGAAAGGGTTGAGGAGCTAAAAGAGCTACTTTCTAAATATGGGTTTGCTTTTCAAGAGAATAAAATCTTGTACACAAAGAAAACTGCAAACTATAAAATTGTCCTTGTGGGAGACTTTATTGACAAAGGGAAAAATACGGAAGAAATTATTGAATTTATTAGCAATAATTTGGAGTGGTTTTATATTGTAAAAGGAAACCACGAAAATTTTGTGTATAAATATATAAAAGGTGAGTTATCCACTTCTAAAATTGATAATGAGTTAATAGACAAGTATTTCGATTCCATCAAAGTTCTGCAACACAACGATAAACGGAAAGAACAATTTTTGCACTTGGTTGATATATCTAAAGAGTTCTATAGGTTTATTGGTTTTTCTACACCTTCATTTTATGTTACACATGCCCCTTGTAAAAATAAATATATAGGTAAATTGAGTAATCTTGCTTTGAAAAAGCAACGTAAATTTTCAGTGGAAAAAGATAAGAGCCTAGATGAGCAACTGGCTTTTATTAAAAATGAAGCAGTAAATAACCACCCATACCATGTGTTTGGCCATATTGCAACAAACGATAGTATACGAGTTAAAAATAAAATAGGGATTGATACAGGTTGTGTGTATGGAAATGCGTTGACCTCTGTTGTGTTAGACTCAGGGAAGCCGCATTTCAAAAAGCAAAAATCTAAAGACACAATGACCACAGAAGAACTACCGTCTTTGTTTAAAGAAGAAAAGAACGTTTCTCTTGATCACCTGGATGATAGTGACAAAAAACGTTTGCGTTATGTATTGAGAAATAAGGTTAACTTTATTTCTGGAACAATGCCTCCTGCTGATAAAGATGAGGAAAATCATGACCTTGAATCTTTAAAAAGTGGGTTAATGTACTTTAAAAATAAAGGTATTGATAAAGTTGTGCTACAACCAAAGTACATGGGTTCAAGATGTACGATTTACTTAAATCAAGATGTGGAAAAATGTTTCTCTGTTAGCCGAAATGGCTACAAAGCTATTCATGATGAATTACCGCACGTTTACGAACGGCTACTAGACCAATTTGGAACCTATATGCAAGAGAATGGAATCGAAACATTAATTTTGGATGGAGAGTTGCTGCCCTGGAGTGCTTTAGGCAAAGGTCTGATCGAAAGACAATTCAATGTCATTGATAAAGCGATTGAGTCAGAACTGTATTTCTTAAAAGAATATGAATTTGAAGAACAGCTTCAAAATTTGATAACAACATATCAATCAAGCGGCTTTGATGAGGATCAGAATAAAATGCCCAAAAAAGAGCTGAGTAAGAAGTATGGTGATGCCAACTATCAGAATTTTAAATATGTGCAAGAGGTGATGAGGTCGTATATGCCTCTTGAGGAGCATATCCATGCATATAATCAATATAAAGAGCAGCTCATGCTATATGGTCAAGAAGGAGCGGTTGAGTATAAACCGTTTGATATTTTGAAAATTGTTAAAAAGAATGGTGAGGAAGAGATCCCTTTACTCGGTGCTTCGGAGATGTTCAAGTTCCTATCGATTGATGAATGTATTGTTGTTGATTTTGCCAAGAACAATTGGTTTGAGGTGGCAGAGGAATTTTACAAAAATACGACAACAGTAAAAAGAATGGAAGGTATCGTAATTAAACCAGATACAATAAAGAATGGAATAACACCGTATATGAAAGTAAGAA